From Arachis hypogaea cultivar Tifrunner chromosome 3, arahy.Tifrunner.gnm2.J5K5, whole genome shotgun sequence:
aacataaaattaatatGTACAAATAACTCATTAAATGATTTAAACATGATTAGATCCttcatataaatatttatatatatttttatctattcttcctattaattatattattttttagattaattttaatatactattaatataaaattattttatatatatatttaattacataatatcatattaataaaataaatattttttatatttattacgtaaataattatttaaagaaCAATTATAAATATACGATTATATTATAATGAAAATTCATGTGcagtcaacttcacatgaagttaatagttgagaaCTGTTAGAtggtttgattgatttgactaaatttttatctaacgattcttaactattaatttcacgtgaagttgactgcacctgagtttccatctAATATTACACTAGTTAGggtatcaaaattattttttgttttttctcgtGCGGTGGTGGCGCATTCGTTTAATTTTATAAAGAAAATGAAGAGATAAATAAAACAGCGGAAAATGAGAGTTCCAAATAAAAAccgttctttcttttctttctgtcAACATTCCATCAAAACTTCCGTCAGTATTCTCATCCACGGTTCTCTCTGTTGAACACCAAAAACCCTTTGCTTCTGCCAACAGAAACTATTAAGACTTCGCTCGCCAATACCACCAAACCCTAACGATTTCCAAAGCGGTCATTGTGACCTTTCATCTTGTGACTCGCTGAATTGAATCGGATTCGAATCTGACTCATCGGAAATCTATCCACTCACTCATGGGTGCTGCGGGCTCTAAGCTCGAGAAGGCTCTCGGCGACCAATTCCCCGAAGGAGAACGTTACTTCGGCCTAGAGAATTTTGGCAATACTTGTTACTGCAACAGTGTTTTGCAGGTTTCTCAACTGATTCATGGTTTTCGTTCTTTAATTCTATCTTCTGCTTTCAATCCTTAGCATcgatgattctttttttttttttcctttccttttggtCTATTCATTCTATGGGAAGTTTGCTGAAGATGTGTGTTTTTTGGTTCTGCTGTTGACTTGCTTCTTGAACTTCGACGTGCTTGATTTGTGAATCGATATTAGGATTGGGGATGTGCGATTTTTACTTCCGACCCGCGACTCTTAATCATCTTTCATAAGTTTTTTGTTGAAATTGATTGATAGTCTATTGAAATTTTAAGGCTAAACTATTATTCAATGTTTTCTTTATATGGTCCACACTACATTTTGTAAAAGCATTTACCTTTTCTAAAAACATCTTTAGTGATGGTATATGAAGATGTGTATGATTATTCTTGTTTTGTAAATATCTTCATGGTTCTTGACTAGTAACTTATCATTTCATTTTGCTACTTACTGCAGGCACTATACTTTTGTGTTCCATTTCGTGAACAATTACTAGAGTATTATGGAAATAACAAAAGCATTGGGGAGTTGGAAGAAAATCTTTTAACTTGCTTAGCTGACTTATTTTCACAGGTAATTAGCCTGTAGTTTGGTCGATTCTGGGCTTCACATGCATCATGCCCCAGCTTGTTTCATCTTTGATAAACTCAACCATGATATTTGTTCTTTGAATGCCTTTGAATTTGTAgccgttttattttttttatttgataacaATATtactagacttttttttttttatttatatgttgattcatttatttatttattttggtagaAGAAAATTCATCAGAGATAAGAGATAAACAAGTACAAGCATAGAAGATAAAATATCCTATTAAATAAAAACAGGAAATAGAAGAGCCTCCAACCAAGACAAATTGTATGCTTCTTTATCTTGGTTGCAATTTGTAAATGTTAAACATATATTTATTTCTCTTGGTGTAGATAAGTTCGCAGAAGAAGAAAACTGGTGTCATTGCTCCTAAACGATTTGTGCAGAGGttgaaaaaacagaatgaaatcTTCCGCAGCTATATGCACCAGGTATGTTCAAACTGTCAAGATTCAAGAATCAACTTCCTTCAATGAAATTCATTAGAAACATAATTTTTTGTTGTGGATTTCCTTATTTTTTCCCTTCTGGGTAGGACGCCCACGAATTCCTGAATTATTTGCTGAATGAACTTGTTGACATTTTGGAGAAAGAAGCCCATACTGTACAAAATGATCAAGAGACGTCCCCACCTTCTGAGAAGGCTGCAAACGGGCTCACAAATGGTACAATTAATGGTGCAAAGAAAGATCCTTTGGTTACTTGGGTGCACAAAAATTTCCAGGTGACCTTGTTCTGCCAATTTAACATTTGCCACCTTAAATTTTGATTGTTAATCCTTCTTTTGTGGGTAGGGGAAGGGGGTTACTCTTGTAATGAACATAAAATATCTTATATATACTTCTTTCTGTATGGATTTTCATTATTGTAACTTGCTCTGATTAGGGAATACTCACAAATGAAACAAGGTGCTTGCAATGTGAAACAGTGACAGCCAGAGATGAAACATTTCTTGACTTGAGCCTTGATATTGAGCAAAATAGTTCAATTACAAGCTGTTTGAAAAATTTCAGTTCCACTGAGACGTTGAATGCTGAAGACAAATTTTTTTGTGACAAATGCTGCAGGTATATTTATTTACCTTACAGTTTCACTAGCAGGCACAAATTTAAGCTTTATATTGCCTCAATCGTTTTGAATCATATGCCTTTATCTCAACAATTTCATTGGTTTTTATACCTCAAGTTTTCTTATGATACCAGTTTGCAAGAGGCTCAGAAAAGGATGAAGATAAAGAAACCACCTCACATCTTGGTCATCCATTTGAAGCGGTTTAAGTACATGGAACAGCTGGGCCGCTACAAGAAGCTATCTTACAGAGTTGTCTTCCCCCTCGAGCTGAAATTGAGTAACACCGTTGATGAAGCAGACATTGAGTATTCTCTATTTGCGGTGGTTGTACATGTGGGAAGTGGCCCCAACCATGGGCATTATGTTAGCCTTGTGAAAAGCCATAATCACTGGTTATTTTTCGATGACGAAAATGTTGAGATGATTGACGAATCTGCTGTGCAAACTTTCTTTGGATCAGCACAGGAATATTCCAGTAATACAGACCACGGGTACATTTTGTTCTATGAAAGCCTTGGCCTGGGTAACCGGAGTTAGACGGAGGAGTTCTATGAATTTTAGGTACTCAATCATTTGGAACCCATCtggtttatatatttattttctttactACCGTCTTCATTTTTCAACCCTTTGAAGGAGATTTTACGTCCTTCAGACAGAGGATATACGGTTGTGAAAATGTAAACTTAGGTGGATGGCATGTACAGTGGATGACGataacattatatttttttttttttttgcattttctttttcacaaTAATAGCAGTAAAAATATATGGGTGGAAATTTCACCGACATCGCTGCAAATGTCCACCAAGATTAGCAACTAACTTGTGTTTGAATAATTTGCACTCAGACTACACTTTACAGTGTATATATTACTAAGTTTTGTTATAGGTGGGCATTCTTTGGACTAATAAGAGTATGTCTTCGGACGCATAAACTAACTACTTGAGTATCCATTCCAATGATGTTTCAAATGGCGCTGGGATTAAATGATTTTATTGTGAAAAGCTGGGCGGAATAAGGAAGTATCATTCTGCGTTACCATAACTCATGTATGACCAAGGTATTAGATTAAAGTCGAGTATTTTTAGTAGTTACATCGCTTTGAACCTATAACGTCGCATTTCAGCAATTATCTGCTGTACAAGGGAAGCAGGGAACAAGTAgtattattaaaaaagaaaaaagacatCAAAACTAAGGCAACATATCGTCAGACTCCTAGGTGCAATGCTCATTCTATTCCATAAAACAATGGAACATATGCTAAATTCTAAATGACTGTAAGCATGAAAGTATCCTCGTCCAGCAAAGTTTCAAGATCAATGAGGTTATcaaattctcttctctcttctgaaCTCCTATGATGTTTTAGCTGCAAAAGGCATATACACAAGATGTTCTTTACTGCCACAAACAGAACAAACAGTCATGTGCAAGGCCTGATATAATGCTCTCAAGTTGATGCAACTCTGAATTCATAAATCTCACACGAAGAAATCAATGTTGAGCTTGAGCAGAACGTTTGGATATATTTTTAACGGAATGAAAATTACTGCTTTGATATATtgactggaaaaaaaaaaagaacataccGCTGATTTACAAAGCAGGAAAATTGATAAAAACTCATAAAAGAAGGGGTAAAGTACCTGGTTTTCTTGGATCTCAGTTACAACATTCAACAGCCTATGGTATTGGTCTCTTGCCTCTGGATACTGAACCATTGACTTCACCCTGGATAGGGCTTTCTGCAACCTTTCCTCTGTTTGCTTTCTGCCTTCTTTCAAGAAATCATACTCATCCTCCTTGCACTGTGTATCTTGTACCATAGTTCCCTCGGGAACATCTTCCAATTTAAATCCACGTAAACCACTACCTTTTCGGCGCCAGCGCAAAATAACTTTTTCTAAAATTCCAACTGACCAAATTATCTTTCCACAGTTCTTCCTAACCTGGTGCCCCCTTACATGAGCCTAAATAATGGAAACTGAGAAGTTAGAATCATATCAATTAGAAGCGTTCCTGGAAGAAgaataggaataaaaattaaaggTAAATGTGAACAGTATGACCATTTATGACATTGGGACACACCTGAATTTTAACTATTCTTTGGCGAATCATCAAAAATTCTTTTCTGCCCTTCCAACTGCGGAATTTGTTCTGGATTCGTATTGCAGCTGCATGTACAGGCTCATTGCGTTGTCCAACCTTGTGTGGTTTTACAGTTATAAGAGAAAGAGCATCTTCATCAGATATTCCAAATTTATCATCATATTCTTTCAGTTGTTTTCTTTGGAAAGATTGCACTCTATAAACTTCATGAATACGTGCAGCAGCCTGGCTGGCATTACACACTGCTGCCAGTGAATCTTTCAGTGACAGTTCATATGATAGGCGATCATCATTAACTTCAGTAGTATTGTGTTGGACTCTGTATACTACTTTTGATCCAGAACTTTCTCTCGTGTCCCTGTTCATATCAAGAGATAATAGTTGCACGCTTATTGAAGATTCTGCAAgataccctgcaattcctttgtgACCGTTTGCAGAAGCCAGGTCAGCTGGTGTTCTACCAGAAGGATGCTCTGGGCTTGGATCAGTCAGCACCCCAGGTGCTGCGCCAAGAGAGATGAGGGAAGCAACTGTGAGCTCCCTGAAAATTAGAATTGAGACGTATGTAAAGAAAGTCCAATCATTGAAGTACTATAATTAGTTTATCCAGATTTTGTTGGAATTTTTAATACAGTTCCCAGCAGAACTTTTATCAGTTTCTTGATTGAAGACATTTCATCCATCAAGCCAATAACAAACTATTTCTCACATACTAGCAACAAAGTTGCAATTAATATTAGTGATATAATCAGCTATAAACTTATAATATGGTAGACAGATATAATCAGCTTCAAATACTACTTTGATCAAATGCATTACATTCTACAAGCACTAAAGTTCTCACCTGCCACAGAATGCAGCCCAATGAAGAGCAGTCCATCCATTTACATCGCAGAAGTTCACATTTACACCAGCAATTACTGTGGGTTGTAAGGCCCAATCATAGCCAAGAGCAGCCGCAAGATGAAGTACTCCTTGGCCACCCTCATCCAATACATTAGGGCCTTTCCCATCTTCGATGACTTTTTGAAGGAGCCACCCAAGTAACTTATCTTTCAAAAGATTTTGAAGCAGATGCTCCTGTACATTTTGTGGAGAAAAATCTTTCTCTAGAGTAAGTTTCAGCAGCTTATCCCaatcatcctcctccttcctcagCAAAGAACTTATTTTACTTCTCAGTTCAGATTTCTCGCTTACACTGATTGGATCGAAGTTTTGAGGTAAGGTATGCCCCATGTACAGCAGCTCTTCAAATCGCACACTGAAATTATCAGAAATGCTCTCTCTCTGCTCAGCTGCATTGTTGACTTCTTGAGTGTAAATGTCTCGGAAATCAAATTCTCGTATTTCACTACATGCTAACCTATTGGAACAAGTTACATAGAAAGGAATCCTCCCAGTTTTATGTGGAGGAGTATAACAAGAAAGAACACCATTGTCAATGATATTAGCTGGCACTTCTACCTCACCGAACATGCAAGACCATTTACATTGTTCAGCTTCCTGTAGACTCCTCAAGAATTGTCCATAAATGAGAATCTGTACAAGTTTGTAACAAATGAAGAAACAAATAATCAAAATTATAGAACTGAAGAAGTAATATGAATGAGTTGGGAAAAAGTCCAGTGAACATAACATCAAAACTGAGAGCAAGTACAGAATATCAAAAGATCCACCTTAGTTTCTGAACCTTCAAATGCCCAGCTTGGGGAAAAGTCAATAATAGTAAAAAGTTGATCATGGGAAATAGATGGATCCAGTGCATAGGTATCCAGGTGCACTTCAGAAGGAATAGTTGCATTGTCcacatcattttcattttcaacTGTACCCCAATAAGCACTAAAAGTGGATGGAGTTTTAGATTCTTCCACATCTCCAAGTTCTTTACTCATCCATTGGTTGAAACTGTCAAGCTTCTTCAGACCCTCTTCTGCAAGGGATCCATCTAACAGAGCCTTCTTTAGAGTTAAATTTGTATCATCTATTCCATCCAGGCTTCTATTGGTTTCTATCTTCTCTTTTGCATCTAATAGTTTTTCTTGAGGGTCATCTATCATAAGAACCTTTGGTTTATCTTGATGTATAAGACACTGTTCCAAGGATCTTTGAGGATCAAATTCATATAACTCATTCATTACCTGCCAATTTCCTTCAACTTGTACCATATTTTCTTTCCCATTCACTTTGGTAATATTGGTGGTGAAATTTGACCTCATTAGAGAGGGATTGCTATTGATTCCCATGTTATCAGGTTGGATTTCAGGGAGTACGGGTTGAAGAGGCATGTATTGACTTCTCCCATTATTTTCCAAGATATATTCCCACATTGAAAAGCCAAGGTGTTGTGGGGGTTCATATGCCAATCTAACATTATGAATGTCTTTGATTTTGCCAGCTTGACTGAGCATGATATGATTCATCCCAGGAGTGCCACACAACTTCTCTTGTTCATCTGTGATGGTTTCAATATTGCAATTAGTACAACATATCAGGTAAGAACCTGCATGAATACAGAGGCGTGGATATATGGAAGATAAAAGCGTAAAGCaaataaaaatgaagaaattTACTTATGAACTGTGGCGGGCAATAAGGATCAGGAATCTTCTCAACAACTGGGTGTTGTGTCTCAAGGAAGGAGTAGTCTTCTGAACTTGCATAATTATTCAATGCTGTAAACACTACACCAAGTTACAACTTACAAATACGAAATACAAACAAACACAAGAAAATACTAAAGAGCTAAGGCATAAATATTAACCGAACTATGTTTCTCTATTCTTGAAAGTAAAACATCTGAAATCATCAACAAAATGAGGCTACAAACAAAAGAAATACCTGACTCAGCTTCTTCATATTCTGTTGcttgagtgctcttcatgcttgTTGTATCTATTGTATGTGATGGAACCTGGTAGTTATGTGGATGAAGACTACATGATAAAAAAATTTCCTTCTCTGTGGAACCTGGTAGTTTGTCAATTTGTGCATAAGGAAGAGATTCTTGATTTTCTTTGGCAGCACCTCTAAAATTTGCCTTAGTTGCCTGATTATTTTAAGCAAAAgggaaagggggggggggggggttaaaGATTATCTTGACCATCTAACTAGTTTCCAAAAAATAGCAGATAAAATTGTAGCATGTTACCTTCACTTCCCTATAATGGACAAGAACAATGTGCGAGAGTTCCCTACAATAATATTTAGATACAATAAATGAGACAAGATGATACCAAGAAGAGGTCAATCCACAGTTAGATGCATGAAATAGAAACGATCTATTTCtggaatataattaaattaaacataagaATGTGATCAACTGTTGCTGAATCTTTCTCATCGGCACTAGGTAAAGCAAAGCAAATCACCATTAACCAAGAAGAAACACCTACATAAGGACCAGTATGTGCGTATTTGAAAGTTTTCATTTTCCTGGATAAAAATATAAAGGAGAACCTCTGCTGAGATCTTTAATaacattaagaaaaaaaaaatcttactcATCAAGCATCCAGTATGTGCgtctttgaaaattttcattttcttctccgTGTGCATAATAGCAGTGCAACACATCCACACTTCCAGCCTAAAAGCATCACAATccattcaaattaataatttataagaaagaaagaagctaTTGATACACGTCCTAGAGCAGAATTCATTTTTAATGGCAATAAATAAATCTTACAGCTTCATTTATCATTTCAGTGCCTGCTAAATGTGAGTTGTAACTTGTAATAAAACTTATGATGGTGATCTTAGCTTCTATATATTTACCTTAAGTCTCTCATGAGCTTCCCTCACTGTTTTTCCATCCTTTTTCTTTCTCCAGTTGTGGCCATCCTTTCTAAAGTATCTCAGCACCTTCCGATCAAACAGGAAAAGTGAACCACCTAATGTCAACCAAAAATATAATTAGACAGAGGAACATCTTGAAATCAAACACAGCACACTGATGCTTGACAATAGTGCAGGCCCAAGTCACCTCATAAAATGTTAAATCTAGAAAATATTATGTGTTTAGTTTGCGTTtgcatttttgttttcatttttagtgttttctgtTTTGAAGATTTTGTGAAAGAAATAGTGAAAACAGGAtatgaaaatagaaaacaagattttattgtttttcctattttctctttCCCGCAACAAAATCTTGAAAATAGAGAATACTGAAAATTAAAATGGAAAGTGAAAATGCGAACCAAAAGTGCCCATGAATAATAATTCCCTCCCCTTATCcctttcaaatagaagaagaaaaacaagtaaCGGAAAAAGAATTTTAATTCCTTTTTGCCCAAATCAAGTAAAAGGAAGTCGTTAAGAACTCAAGACAACTGTTGACTTGGGAAGAAGAGAATCATACTTGGCGGCATATGTGCAGGCTCTGGAGCAATTTGGAACATTTTATAATTACTGAGAATTTCACAAATTTCAGCTGGGCGCAGCCATCGACGCTGCGCTTCTATAAGAATTTGCTCAATATCTGTTTCCATGAGAGAATAGCAATTAGATATTGATACAGATTGCTTTAAATAACTCAGAGAAACGCAATTAATAACAGTGATACAGTACTGCTTCCCTTACTCAGGTCAGTGAAGTGGacggaaaaaaagagagaagagaagaaaaagaaacagaaaatgaaagcttcaatttttTAGTCAATATATATTGAAGCAAACATGGACAACAAGAGACTGCAATTCACTCCCGATTTACGCATACCAAGATTTGTAAGCAACTTGATTCCCTTTTCATCACTAACAAGATAACTATCTAGTCCGGTTTCTTATGAACCAAGTCAACCAAACTAcagaaataagaaagggaaaaaaaacttCTGAGTACTAAGACATGGCAGTTGAAGCTAAGCTAACCAAGTTCAAACATGCAGAGACTATAGACTTCAAAACTCAACACAAACCATTGTCCACCCTTATTCTGAGATGAGAAAGCTGGCTACAAAACCATGCAAAATTTTCTTCACTGAGTAATAATCAGAATTAATATTTTGGGACTGGAAGAAAAAGGCCTCACAGAGTTCTTGTTAAGGGAAATAGGGAAATGTTCGTATAATATGATGCTATTGCTATGATTCTAGCAGTCACATATCTATTTTGGAAATCAACTAGAATGAAGAAAGCATGTAAGAGATAATCCGCAAAAAGAGGGTCAAAGAACGCTTACTAAATTGATTAGGGGGAACATAGCACTTGACGTCAGCCATGGAAATGGAATCCAAGTCACAATCACTTGGGATGGGTTAGATTCAACCGCAGTTTTGTAGAACTGTAAGCAGCAAAGCAGAGTTGTCTTTTGAGATTTTGAGCGGAAAAAACATTCAGACTAGACAAGGCtacgtatttttttatttttcattctttttcaccTAAAATCTAAACAAAAAGAGATAGAGATGTTGTAGTACAATGATGAATGAATGTGTAATGTAATGTTGGAAAGTTCAAATCAAGGTTTAACGCGGAGAGAGAATGTAATGATGTTGTTTTTTGGAAGAGATACtgtattgcttttttttttcgacGCGGGAGTGCGGGACGTACAACTAGCAAGGGTAGTGTAGCAGTGTCAGCATAACGTAATAATAAGTAGAAGCGCCACTTTACACTTGTCAAAGGGTGATGCAAATTTGTTTGACTGATatattttctttctcaatttctaTTTGACTAACCTTTCTTTCCTGGAACCTTCGCAAATACCCTTTCTTTCACCCGTAGACTTTCTGGTCCATATTTATATTGCACCCTCTGTCTCCTCTTCTTGTCATTTTCTCCACCCGCGATAAATAATGACTAATACTTCTCTAACAAAGTCAAGACCGTTATTACATTGTGTTTATGCTTTGAGATGGCCGTTGATTGTGACGTCATTGCATCCTGGTCATGTATTGAAATGTGACAATGTTTTACACACTcaataactcttttttttttttctgggtgaagaagagagagtatatgtcatttgaattataatttgttgGCTTTTTCATCGACAtttcatttatatataaattttagacTACATTAAAATGTTATACCCATATATATTAAACAACATtacattttattaaaataaatttaatttgcatatattattaaataattaaaaccaATTATCTTTAAgacttattattatttgtatcataatatgataataaattaataattcaaatgaaagaataatataattattaatgtattaaaattaaaattttataatatattaacacATTAGGGAACTAAAATTAGCATCAGAAAGTAGTGTAGCCTACCGGGGAAAGAAAAAGGTAGAACAACCTGGTCATATTTGCTTCTCAACCCTGCATAATTATTGCATTGTTCGAAGAATTCCGTTGCATTTAAGGGATTAACTTCTTTAACTCATAAGGTACtaactaaaagagaaaaagaaaggaccCACCTCAATAGTTTTTTCTCTTCAAGATAGCAATAGATCATGCTCAATAGTCAATAGTATGATAATCCCATTCATACGGACGTCTTGAAAGCAGAAATTTTAACCAAGCTTTATTTACCCTAGCATTAACATAGAAAATCAACATAAATAAAATGATACTcaactattttaatttatcatgAACGCAAGGAATGGAAAAAAAATGAGCCTCACGAAAAATAGGCACtaaaaatttcaatgaaaaaattgGTCACCATGAAAGTCATATATCAAGAAAGATTTTCCAAATCAACACCAAAAATTACCTATGAGAAGGGGAGAATAAAAAGATAGATTGATTCATATGGTAACAATAAGGAACAACATATACATTTAACTTCATAAGATCTTCAAGGAAGGGACTGCGGTTATGACCATCTTTTTTCAGTGCATTTGGTCCATAAACAGACAAAAACAGAAGCATACAATCAGAAGCTCAGAACAATTTAAAGCATATTAGTAGTGtaatatataaatactaaaacaGGAAATTGTGAAAGTTACCTGTGTTACCTAACATAGAGCTCTTCTATCCTCTTCTCAAGACCCTTCTCCAACACATTCTGATCAGCAATTTCTGTGCTGCATCAGTTCTTCCATTCTCTGGTCAAAACCTTCCTTCTCTTCTCTAGCTTGATCTCAGTTTTCACCTGTTTAATGGGGAAAAAGAATTACTTTCACTCTTGAACTTAAAATTATGCCTGAATCCAAGCACTTGTGAAACTGAAGAAAACCAGCATGCACACACCAAATGAAATACAGATCAGAACCCTTGCCTAAACTAGTAATCCGTCAGCAAAGATAATTATGAGCTGTTTAAAGCCTCCTGAatgtccaaaatataaaaatcaattcaaaGGGCTCAATTTAGAGAAGACTTGAATTTGGACTTCAAAATGAATTTCAACACAAGTAAAGAAACAACCTGTTTGGATTTGCAAATTGAGAATCACTAGGGAAAAAAGTGCATGTCCGGGTGAGTGAGTTTTACATCTAGGTCAAAATGCAAAGCAGagcattttcataatttattccaTTCTTTCATATATAGTGATAAAATTGATAAGGGAAAATATAAAGgatagtaaaaaaaaatcatgaCTTTACCCACTTTACAATAAAAACATTGAAAGAAACACAtctaaagataaaataatattgaccgtccaaaaatcaaatttctgaaATCCTTGTTCTGTGAAATATGTAGCCACATCGTTTCTTTTGGCTTATCTGCATTTTTCTCAAATTTCCTAGTAACAAATCTATAGAATGAAAAAATAGTAATTTTCAAGCTAATATAAGATCAttttaaaataacaatgaaattACTAACGGGATATTACTACATATCAAATTCTTTtccaaatataataaatttaatttaaagctTACCAGTTTAGTTACTAAGCACAAATCTATTGAATAATTTCATAACTCACAAGGGTATATTTACCTAAGTAAAATGTAAGTCGGTCCAAAAATAAGCTTTCTAAGATACGTAACTCGACATTATCATCCAC
This genomic window contains:
- the LOC112734384 gene encoding calmodulin-binding transcription activator 3 isoform X4 — translated: MADVKCYVPPNQFNIEQILIEAQRRWLRPAEICEILSNYKMFQIAPEPAHMPPSGSLFLFDRKVLRYFRKDGHNWRKKKDGKTVREAHERLKAGSVDVLHCYYAHGEENENFQRRTYWMLDEELSHIVLVHYREVKATKANFRGAAKENQESLPYAQIDKLPGSTEKEIFLSCSLHPHNYQVPSHTIDTTSMKSTQATEYEEAESALNNYASSEDYSFLETQHPVVEKIPDPYCPPQFINEQEKLCGTPGMNHIMLSQAGKIKDIHNVRLAYEPPQHLGFSMWEYILENNGRSQYMPLQPVLPEIQPDNMGINSNPSLMRSNFTTNITKVNGKENMVQVEGNWQVMNELYEFDPQRSLEQCLIHQDKPKVLMIDDPQEKLLDAKEKIETNRSLDGIDDTNLTLKKALLDGSLAEEGLKKLDSFNQWMSKELGDVEESKTPSTFSAYWGTVENENDVDNATIPSEVHLDTYALDPSISHDQLFTIIDFSPSWAFEGSETKILIYGQFLRSLQEAEQCKWSCMFGEVEVPANIIDNGVLSCYTPPHKTGRIPFYVTCSNRLACSEIREFDFRDIYTQEVNNAAEQRESISDNFSVRFEELLYMGHTLPQNFDPISVSEKSELRSKISSLLRKEEDDWDKLLKLTLEKDFSPQNVQEHLLQNLLKDKLLGWLLQKVIEDGKGPNVLDEGGQGVLHLAAALGYDWALQPTVIAGVNVNFCDVNGWTALHWAAFCGRELTVASLISLGAAPGVLTDPSPEHPSGRTPADLASANGHKGIAGYLAESSISVQLLSLDMNRDTRESSGSKVVYRVQHNTTEVNDDRLSYELSLKDSLAAVCNASQAAARIHEVYRVQSFQRKQLKEYDDKFGISDEDALSLITVKPHKVGQRNEPVHAAAIRIQNKFRSWKGRKEFLMIRQRIVKIQAHVRGHQVRKNCGKIIWSVGILEKVILRWRRKGSGLRGFKLEDVPEGTMVQDTQCKEDEYDFLKEGRKQTEERLQKALSRVKSMVQYPEARDQYHRLLNVVTEIQENQNILCICLLQLKHHRSSEERREFDNLIDLETLLDEDTFMLTVI
- the LOC112734384 gene encoding calmodulin-binding transcription activator 3 isoform X3, which produces MADVKCYVPPNQFNIEQILIEAQRRWLRPAEICEILSNYKMFQIAPEPAHMPPSGSLFLFDRKVLRYFRKDGHNWRKKKDGKTVREAHERLKAGSVDVLHCYYAHGEENENFQRRTYWMLDEELSHIVLVHYREVKATKANFRGAAKENQESLPYAQIDKLPGSTEKEIFLSCSLHPHNYQVPSHTIDTTSMKSTQATEYEEAESVFTALNNYASSEDYSFLETQHPVVEKIPDPYCPPQFINEQEKLCGTPGMNHIMLSQAGKIKDIHNVRLAYEPPQHLGFSMWEYILENNGRSQYMPLQPVLPEIQPDNMGINSNPSLMRSNFTTNITKVNGKENMVQVEGNWQVMNELYEFDPQRSLEQCLIHQDKPKVLMIDDPQEKLLDAKEKIETNRSLDGIDDTNLTLKKALLDGSLAEEGLKKLDSFNQWMSKELGDVEESKTPSTFSAYWGTVENENDVDNATIPSEVHLDTYALDPSISHDQLFTIIDFSPSWAFEGSETKILIYGQFLRSLQEAEQCKWSCMFGEVEVPANIIDNGVLSCYTPPHKTGRIPFYVTCSNRLACSEIREFDFRDIYTQEVNNAAEQRESISDNFSVRFEELLYMGHTLPQNFDPISVSEKSELRSKISSLLRKEEDDWDKLLKLTLEKDFSPQNVQEHLLQNLLKDKLLGWLLQKVIEDGKGPNVLDEGGQGVLHLAAALGYDWALQPTVIAGVNVNFCDVNGWTALHWAAFCGRELTVASLISLGAAPGVLTDPSPEHPSGRTPADLASANGHKGIAGYLAESSISVQLLSLDMNRDTRESSGSKVVYRVQHNTTEVNDDRLSYELSLKDSLAAVCNASQAAARIHEVYRVQSFQRKQLKEYDDKFGISDEDALSLITVKPHKVGQRNEPVHAAAIRIQNKFRSWKGRKEFLMIRQRIVKIQAHVRGHQVRKNCGKIIWSVGILEKVILRWRRKGSGLRGFKLEDVPEGTMVQDTQCKEDEYDFLKEGRKQTEERLQKALSRVKSMVQYPEARDQYHRLLNVVTEIQENQNILCICLLQLKHHRSSEERREFDNLIDLETLLDEDTFMLTVI